The DNA sequence GACTTCTCCGGCGTCGACCGGGTGATCTCGGTGAAGTCGGCGACGCTGGAGCCGCGGCGACCGGGCGTCGTCGGCTTGTACTTACGGATACCCATTGTCTTCTATAACCCTTCAGCTCACCGGTCCGCCGAAGGCTTCGATGCGGTCGCCGTCGGCGAGCTTCACCATCGCGCGCTTCGTCGCCTTGCGCTGACCCCAGCCGGTGCGGGTGCGCTTGCGCTTGCCCTCGCGGTTGAGCGTGTTCACGGTCAGCACCCGAACATTGAAGATCTGCTGAATAGCGATCTTGATTTCGGTCTTGTTCGCGTCCGGGTGCACCAGGAAGGTGTACCAGTTGCGGTTGAGCTCGCCGTAGCTCTTCTCCGAGACCACCGGAGCGACGATGATGTCGCGCGGGTCGGCAATCGTGGTCACTTGGAACCCTCCTCAGCGGGCACGCCCAGGAACTCCTCCAGCGCGGCGGTGGTGAAGACCACCGCGTCGCTGACGAGAACGTCGTACGTGTTCAGCTGGCCGGCCTCGAGCAGGTGCACCTCGGGCAGGTTGCGCAGGCTCACCCAGTTGACCTCGTCCTCGGCGCCCAGCACGACCAGCACCCGGCGGGCCTCGCCCGCGGTCGCCTTGATCGTGGCCAGGGCGGCCTTGGTCGACGGGGTCTCCCCGTCGACGAACGCGGACACCACGTGCACCAGGCCGTTGCGGGCCCGGTCCGACAGCGCACCGCGCAGGGCGGCGGCCTTCATCTTCTTCGGGGTCCGCTGGCTGTAGTCACGCGGCACGGGGCCGTGGACGACGCCACCACCGGTGAACTGCGGCGCGCGGATCGAGCCCTGACGGGCGCGACCGGTGCCCTTCTGCTTGTACGGCTTCTTGCCGCCACCGGCGACCTCGCCGCGGCTCTTCGCCTTGTGCGTGCCCTGGCGCGCGGCGGCCAGCTGGGCCACGACGACCTGGTGCATCAGCGGGATGTTCGCCTGGACGTCGAAGACGTCGGCGGGCAGCTCGACCGAACCGCTCTTGGCGCCCTCAGCGTTGATAACGTCAACCGTGGTCACTTCGCGGCACCACCCTTCTTCAGCTTCGCGGCGCTGCGCACGAGCACCAGCGCACCCTTGGGGCCGGGAATGGCGCCCCGCACGAGCAGCAGGTTGTTCTCGGCGTCCACCGCGTGCACGGTCAGGCCCTGCGCGGTGTAGCGCACGCCACCCATGCGGCCGGCCATGCGAACGCCCTTGAACACGCGGCCCGGCGTGGCGCAAGCGCCGATCGAGCCGGGCGAGCGGTGCTTGCGCTCGACACCGTGGCTGGCCTTGAGGCCGTGGAAGCCG is a window from the Catellatospora sp. TT07R-123 genome containing:
- the rplD gene encoding 50S ribosomal protein L4; its protein translation is MTTVDVINAEGAKSGSVELPADVFDVQANIPLMHQVVVAQLAAARQGTHKAKSRGEVAGGGKKPYKQKGTGRARQGSIRAPQFTGGGVVHGPVPRDYSQRTPKKMKAAALRGALSDRARNGLVHVVSAFVDGETPSTKAALATIKATAGEARRVLVVLGAEDEVNWVSLRNLPEVHLLEAGQLNTYDVLVSDAVVFTTAALEEFLGVPAEEGSK
- the rplW gene encoding 50S ribosomal protein L23, whose product is MTTIADPRDIIVAPVVSEKSYGELNRNWYTFLVHPDANKTEIKIAIQQIFNVRVLTVNTLNREGKRKRTRTGWGQRKATKRAMVKLADGDRIEAFGGPVS